The sequence below is a genomic window from Colletotrichum destructivum chromosome 4, complete sequence.
CCTGCAAGAAGTCGACGAGTTCGTATGCACGGTCTGCGCGTTGGCGTTCCCAGGAAACTTGGAGAGAAAGCTCCTCAATCTCTTCCTCGCTGGCGGCAGAGGAGACTATGTCCACCGTCGAAAGCGAGAATCGCgatgccttcttcttctttttgggTGATGCAAACTCGTCGTCCGGTTCGGCGTCGAGCGGTTTGGGTAATGGGATGCGACCCTCGGCGGCTATGCGAGCGacttcttcctccgccgccaaggtCTTGTATGCGTCACGCTCCTGCTCGAGCATCTTGATGCGCTCAaaggcctcgccgagctcctgCTCCATGCCGACCATTTGATAGCGAGCCTGAAaagcctcttcttcgcggGCCTTGGAgcgcagcttctcggcgtcgaggttgtcCGAGGCCAGGCGCCAGCCTTCGCGGGCGGACTTGAGCTCCTCTTGAAGTTTGATGATTTGGGACTCGTTCTTGAACGTCTTTTTGCGCGCAAGcttgatctccttctcccatGCTGCTTTCGTATGGGCGTATGTTTCTTTGGCGCGACCGTATTGTTCCTTGAATGCACTGTCAGCAACGCTGGGAGGGCCCCCCCTTGAgcgaggaggcagaggcGGGCGAGTGGGCTTACCATGACGGTCTCGAGACGCTCGCTGACGCGTTGCTCTCGCTCCTTGCCCTTTTCCAACTGAACACGCAGGACCTTGGACTCGTCGCGGTAGCGGCGCAGTTCGGTCTCGGCTTCCTCGCGACCCAGCATAGCACGcttgagggcggcgtcggcggtctTGCGCTCGAGTGTCTTGGACTGCATGGCGAGGTTATTGAACTGAGATATCTTGTCGTGCACAGAGCTGTCGCGACCGCTGGGGCTGCTGCGAGGCGATGTGAAGAGGTTGCGGGCCTGTTGCTTCTGGTTTGCGCGGTCGGGAGTCATCGGACTGAGTGGCCCTCCTGGCGAGGGCGGTTGGTCGTCGCTATCGGCCATCGTGAAGGTGAGTATATTGCTGTGTTAATCGGGCAATGCTCTATCATGCAACACTGGGAAGGTCTTTGAGAGGGCGATGTCGTGGCTAGTATCGAATTGCTTCGTGTCCAGGAGCTCGAAGGCAGCTTGCATGTGTTCGCGCCTCGCGGTGGATGGCCGTGAAAGCGTCGGAGTAATAGAGTACTACCTTGATGGAGGCGGTATcatgtaggtaggtagaaTAAGTTAAAGGAGTATGTAGATATCTCCTGGTCCGAATTGTTGGGTGGGAGCAGGCCGATGGGTGTTTACAGTGCGGGCGCGGGTGCTGCTGGAGGCGGGTTGTCTGGGTGACGCGGATGGATTGCCCTAGCGAAATGGTTCATTTAGCGTCGTGGATTGGGCCGTCAATGAATGACATAATCAGGTCCGCCTTTAGGcacaagaaaaaaaaagttggTTAGCTCAAAGCtgggagctgctgctggatgCGGTAAGGGGGAACTCTGCTCCCCGACACAGCGATATCCTTGAAAGCTGCTCCGGATTGTCTCTGATGTGCTTAATGGCATATGGTGCTCCTTTCATCCGGAGAGCCTACATGCTTGTCAGGACTGAATAGCATGCATAACACaaggtgacgatgatggatTCTTTGACAAGTTCCAATCCCATTGCCACCGCCAGCATCATGTCTATCGTGTCCATCTACGGAGTACCTGGGCCAGGTAGGTGAAGTTACTTATCTACCCGGATATTTCGACCAGGGCGACAGCTTCTGGAAGCTTGAGACACGCGACGGGTACTCTGTATCCGTATATTTATAGTGTCAGCGCCACAGCTAGTAGTTTAGGGAAGCCTAATTCTTTTGCAAGCAGCTCCAGAGGACTGTACTCTATCTGTAACTTGCCCTCCTCCAGGAACACTCCTGCATCAATCTGAAAAAGCCCCCCCAACTCGTCGTGGTCCCAGAAAAGGGGACTTCTCTCCATCGGATAGCTTGGATCCGCCGCAACCTATCACGCGCCGTCTAAAAGTCACCTTTCGCCGTTTTCGCGGCTTTGCGTCCCCCGCCGGGCCACACACCCCCGTTCCTCACTCTCGGCCTCCACATCGTCACCGGTCCATCCGCCCACCTTGTCTGCCGCTGGCGGAGTGCAGAAAGCCTGCAGAAGTAAGTGCTTGACTCCATTCAGCTGCTTTTTGGTTCTTCTGTTATTTCTAGAAATCTGTCCGTTGCTTCCGCTTGTCACCCCACATCAACAACGTGACAGCAGACAGGGGgcctctctcgctctctctcactctcactttcactctGCTTTTAGCCTAACCCTGCCGATCATTCAAGTACTTACCTAGCTTTCAGTCGAAACAATCTGACTTTGTCTACCGTGGCTTCAACATCATCGCTGCCAACCACACTACCAATTGCCCCCTTCCACGGAATAGAAGCACCCACGGCCATGGCAGACGAATCTCCCAGTGTGCGCCAGCGCAAGCCGGTGCAGcaagccgaggacgacgacaacctgTTTGCGGGCACCCCGGCCGAACACTCGcgggggaagaagagcaaaAAGTCCAAGAAGGCAAAGGCTGAGGCGGACGTGTACAGCCCCTACGTCGACATCCTCCGCCTGCTGagcttccttctcctcgcaTCGTGCGCCCTCAGCTATCTCCAGAGCAATGGCGAAAGCTTCTTCTGGGGTCAAAAGAACAAGCCCTGGTACCTGCGGCCCAGCTACTGGCGGTCCAAATGGGTGCGTACATCCAGCCCTCCTTTCTGCAGAGAGGCACTCCTACCCACTGTCCATCCTGCAGACTGCAGATGCTAACCCACGACCATCCGCAGAACGGGCCCATTTACCTCACCCCCGAAGAGCTCCTCCAGTACGACGGCTCGGACCCCGAGAAGCCCATCTACCTCGCCATCAACCACACCATCTTCGACGTCTCGGCGAACCCGCGCATCTACGGCCCGGGCGGCTCCTACAacgtcttcgccggccgcgacgccTCGCGCGGCTTCGTCACGGGCTGCTTCATGGAGGACCGCACCCCGGACAtgcgcggcgtcgaggccatgTTCCTGCCGCTCGACGACCCCGAGATCGACCGCCACTGGTCCTACGACGACATGCGGAGGCTacaggaggaggagctggccgccgcccacgccaAGGTCCACGACGCGCTCAAGCACTGGGTCGATTTCTTCTCCAAGAGCGACAAGtacggcgccgtcggcaaggTCAGGAGGGATCCCGGCTGGCTCGAAAAggagcccaagaagaagctgtgCGAGCAGGCGCAGAAGGGCAGGGTCCCGAGGAAGATTCCTGGGCAGGAGGGCCAGAACTAGGTGCCATGACGACGGACCGCGCTTGCTTGAATACTATGTTGTCTCGTTCATAGGCACTTTGAAcagagcagcagctcgtTTCCCTGCCATGGACTCAACTGTGGGAGCGCCAACCATGTGCAACTTGCCATGGTGCGTTCACAGCTACCCTGCGAACCGCTTGCCCGACGAATCTGAACAAACTAAATGTGACAAGCGTAATGCTGTGCTCTCTTGCCTTCTGAGTGGCTGCTTTCAAGATCTGGTCTACCCACCAAGGGGTTGTGTAACGGGCCGAGGACCGGTTAGTGGTTGGTCACGCGCAAGCCCGTCACATTTCGCATCCACGCGCCCCCTCTAATATTCAATTTCAATCCTCTTGGGGCCCCGGTGACATTACAGAGGACAAGCCAAAGAGGGGCAAGAGGAGTCATTGCTTTTCAGGTAGAAATGCTCAGTCAACCATATTTGGTTTCTTGGAAGTCCCCTCTCTATTCGACCATGCTTGAATGCTGTGGCGAGGGATTCAAGCTCGTCTTGAGCTTGGTTTTTGAGAGTGTTCCGTATACGTGATTGCCGGTCGCCCTGAGTGGTCAAGCCCACGGCGACCGACACACAGACAGTTCAGACATTTGCGCGTGGAGATGGATTGCACTGCCAGAATCAAGAAACTCGATTTAGATACTATAGCAAATCAATCATGCAATTGACGCCGTTCCCGGCATGGATCCCCATATACACAGGGAGAAAGCCCCCCCTTTCTAGTCTTTTGGTTTTCTCGGGCTTCCCGGCCGTACCGTGCGAACCAGCGGTTGACATGCGCCGCCCTCCACGAATGATGAGGtaaaaaaaagaggaaaagtGAATGGTATTAAGTTTCATCAGCACAAAAAGTGTACACCGTGGCCAGAGCCCAACGCCCGGCCTGACCCGAACTCCACAGCCGTCACGACGACGCTTCTTACAAGAGCAGGAAGCCGGCACCGAGGGCGAGCAGCAAAGTACCGGGCGCGCTGAgggagacggcgccggcggtaGGAGGAGAGGACGGTGTGGCACcggaaccgccgccgctgccgccgttggaGCCACCGCCGTTGGAgccgccaccggcaccgCCAGTGGGAGAGGCagaaccgccgccgttgccgcctGCAGAGCCACCGCCGGGGATCTGGGCCTGAGGGACATTCTTTGCTGCCTTGGCGTAGTTCTCAATGGTACGGGTGGCGTTGGCCCTGGAGCTGTTGAAATTGTTAGCATCGTGTCTGTGCCATTTGGTGTGCGATGTGTGTGAGTGGATGAGTGGGTGCTGTGTAATTATGTCCATGCGCCCCTCGGGTTTCGTCTTGTATCATCGTCCGAAGGATGAAACGTGGTACAGCCACAAAGCGGCACGGATGCGTCATCCGCAGACGGGTCCCGGCTTGACAACTTGACATGTGCGGCGAAGAATACAGGGGACCAAAAAGCAGAAACTTGGGCCAGAAAAGGATAAGTGGATCAGGATATGACTTACTTCTCGTTGATGACCATAACCATGCCGTTTTGGCAGTGCTTGCCCTGGGAGCAGTACAGCCACATGGGCGCGGTGCTGTTGACCATGACGGTGAAGACGGGAATTTGTCCCATAGCGGCCGAGGCTTGAACAGGTTGGTAGCCCGAGTAGACGCCCTTTGCCGAGGCGTTTACGTTGGAGATGGGGATGCACGGGTTGTCGAAGGTGGACTGGACAACTGAGTGGTTGCCGCCGCGGAATTGGAACTGCACCATGGAGCCGACGGGGGCGTTGATCTTGTCGGGGAAGAACTTGAGCGTGTTGTTGGTCGAGGCGACGGAGACGACCTGCACGTCGACGGCTGCGAGTGGTCGTGTTAGTCTCTTTGCCCTCGGCATCATGACTTGGGTCTCCGACTTACCCTGAGCAACGGCGGCCAGAGCCGTAACAACCATAGCCGAGATATGCATTTTGAGAGTCTTTTATGTGGTTCTTAATCAACCAGTAGAATAGTGTTGTGAATATTTGGTCGGCGGAGACGAGTCGAGCGAGAGTAGCGGTACTAAACGGTTGGAATATCGAGCAAAAAGCGACTTGCGCTTGGTAGGACTAGCCTTTGGAGAAGTTGAAGAATTAAAGATTCGAGAAGAAAGTaaagaaaagggaagaagaaactAGGAAATCCCGCCTCAAGATTGTTTGTTGATGGAATCTCcagaaagaaagagggaCCAGACacagagggaggggggtgcgAGGGAACGGCATGAATTTAAGCAGCCCTCGGGATCGTCCCAAGATCCAGTAAGAGGAAGCCTCGACAacggaaagaagaaaaagccaGACCCTCAGGCCCCCTGATTGCATCGATTgggtggtcgtcgtcgttgtcgctgtcttTCGTCGAGCATCTGAAAAGGTAAAGACCCTTGTCCACGCCCCTTCCCGGGCACCGGCCCACCGCGAGACGTCAGTGGACAAGGGGCCGGAGAGGGGGCCCCTTTCGACCATGGGCGTGTTGCAAATGACGGTAGAAGCGAggcgagacgagacgaggcgaATGGACGTTGGTTGCGAAGGGGGTGTGGTAGGTGAGAGAGTgatgggggaggaggaggaggaggctgaTGCAGCGTGGTTGAAACGCGTTTTGACCATGGCAGCCAGGCCATGGGTGTGAGAGCCTACCCTGCATCTGGACCTGGGCCAATGTGCCCGCCGCACCGACTCTGTCTGGTGGGCTTGGAACGACGGCTGGTTTGGTCAATTCTGCAGGTCTAGGACAATGGGAAACACATCAAAACCCAAGCTTACAGGATGTTGTTTGTCGATCCCCTATCGCCGGTTTTTATTGGGAGGTTTTTGTTTTCATTTTTTATGCT
It includes:
- a CDS encoding Putative cytochrome b5-like heme/steroid binding domain-containing protein, with product MADESPSVRQRKPVQQAEDDDNLFAGTPAEHSRGKKSKKSKKAKAEADVYSPYVDILRLLSFLLLASCALSYLQSNGESFFWGQKNKPWYLRPSYWRSKWNGPIYLTPEELLQYDGSDPEKPIYLAINHTIFDVSANPRIYGPGGSYNVFAGRDASRGFVTGCFMEDRTPDMRGVEAMFLPLDDPEIDRHWSYDDMRRLQEEELAAAHAKVHDALKHWVDFFSKSDKYGAVGKVRRDPGWLEKEPKKKLCEQAQKGRVPRKIPGQEGQN
- a CDS encoding Putative cupredoxin → MHISAMVVTALAAVAQAVDVQVVSVASTNNTLKFFPDKINAPVGSMVQFQFRGGNHSVVQSTFDNPCIPISNVNASAKGVYSGYQPVQASAAMGQIPVFTVMVNSTAPMWLYCSQGKHCQNGMVMVINENSRANATRTIENYAKAAKNVPQAQIPGGGSAGGNGGGSASPTGGAGGGSNGGGSNGGSGGGSGATPSSPPTAGAVSLSAPGTLLLALGAGFLLL